The genomic window GAAATACTGTCATAGCTGAAATCCATAAAGCAGCCCAACTCTTCTATATATATGATGGTGATGATGAAAGATTTAAAGACAGACTGCGGCTTGATaatcaaactggatctctgactATAACAGAATGCAAAATCTCAAACTCTGGACTATATGAACTGAAGATCAACAGCAACAGACATACTGTACAGAGATTCACTGTTACTGTCAGTGGTGAGTatatcaattattttttttaaatggttaggCATTAAAGAAGTTTCTTTACCTGTTTGTTAGCTTCTCAAAGAATTGTGATGCAAATTACCGAGATGTCTGTAAAGATGACTATTACTCTCATTGACATGTTGTTATAGTGATATCAACATTTGATACTTTTTAAATGAttgcttaattattaaaattaatattttatttaaatgattgataCCATTGACAAAGTTGATTTCACCAATGTTTGtagttattttcttttttaatattagtatttataaTTTTGACAGTTAGTCCCTAGCTAAGACAGTAAAACAGCTTTTCTTTATTAATGCACTAATGCACTGATCACTTATGTCAGTTATCCATGAACATGTCAGTTTGAGCTCATGACATCTTTCGTGAATGCTTTAAGACTGCTAGCATGTATCAGATTAAAATCTTTGATCTGCTTTTACTGCCTATATTGTTCTAACTGATATGTTCCCATCAAACACTGCGATACAGAAGATGAACACAGTAAATAAAACATCTTAAGATTTGAAATTACATTAGAGGCTCATTAAGGATTCACGTCAGACGGAATCAGATTTATATTTACTAAGTTTAAGCCAAATACAATTTGGCTTATTGATTCACACTGACATCTGACTATCTTTGTCTTTACAGCATCAGGTGTAACTTCATGTGTAAAAGCATGGATAGTTACTGTTCTGCTGGTGTCTGGAACTGCAGTTGCTTTCATGATTCACTATGACCACAAGATCTctaaactaaaatgtaagtcGATCATATTACAGCTAATGCAAGCAAGGGAAAGAGACTAGACTATATTAGAATTTAAAGGTGTAAACATGTTCATATTAAGTGGCCAGTTGCATAGATTTCTTAAATTAGTCAGTCTTTAGTTAgtcttaaatttagttttttttcccttcaAGAATGGTCAAGTATCAGTTACATATAGTAGCTCTGTCTAATCTGAATCTGACTGATTATCCCTGAATAATTGCAAGTAGTTCTCAAGGAACAGTCTTAACTTAGCAGCTAAGTTTATTCAACTGGGTAGGTTTCATGAAGTGTCATATAATGTGTTACTTATGTTCTCTTTTAATGTGATTATAAATGTGATTAACTGTATAGAGGGTTTAATAATCATTCACTCGGTCAGTGATGGATTTGGAGCAAATAATCTGATTTTGGTAATTTcttttattgttggttttcttGTTCTAATTTCTGTATTTCTCTGTTTCTATGTGTTACTGATACAGATGCAGTGAATCCATTATCAGTGGCTGAAGGAGTTGCTGTCACTCTAAAAGCTGATGCTGAACTACAAACAAATGATCAGGTCCGATGGACATTTGGAGATAAAAAGTCTCCTATAGCTGAAATCAAAGGGGGCGCTATCTCTACATATGATGGACCTGATGGAAGATTCAGAGATAGATTGATGTTGGACAAGacaactggatctctgaccatcacaaacaccagAACCACAGATGCTGGATCTTATAAACTAGAGTTCattcacaaaagaaaaaaaacatccaaGTGGTTCCTTGTTACTGTCTTTGGTGAGTGTTTTGTGATTTAAAACTTTtagtattgattttattttagattttgtttttattttcagtgTAAGGTTGATTTAGGGTACTTTTGCTTACTCTTTTacctatttttttaattttattttttgactactacatacactgtaaaaagcttttaccagtttcaacttataaacttaagtttagcagctgccttaagtttttaagttaaatcagcttaaatcttcaagtcattttaactttttacaataaaaatgagttgatttaacttgttcatttaaatgacttaagttgatttaacttaacattttaaggcagctgctaaacataagtttttaagttgaaactggtgaaaactttttacagtgtggtaatTAAGTATGCTTTAATGAATAAGAATATCATTCTGCCCCTCACTGtactaataaaatgtaaatgtaaattatctGAAGGAACGCTATTTCACTTGCAGTTACCTATACACAACAACAGTGACAAAAGTCAgacataaaaatatttataaaaatgcgtAGAATATAGTCTACAGCTGATCAGAATAAAACATGTAAACTGGTGCAAATATACAGAATATAAGAAAAGAAAACTATCCTAAAATGTCAAatcaataacaaataaaatacaatatttatctGATCATAAGTGAAATGTTTACAGTCTGTTTCCTGGCATAAACACAAAACGATTTCAGATTAGTTGATGGCACATATATTACAGTGACTGATCACACATGAATTAAAGAATATGATTAGTCTGACACATGGATTAGGCCATAGATCAAAATTGAGCTATTCGACTTGTATAAAAGATTTATAGTTTCAATTCCATTGCTTTTGCTGCTTTTTACTATGGTTTGTTTTCTAGTGCTGAATTCTGCTctacatttttctgtttttttgttttttttgtgctcGTGTGACAGAGTCAGtgtcagtgatggagggagaAACTGTCACACTGAACACTAATACTGAACTACAGGCAGAGGACGAGATTCTGTGGATGTTTGGAGACAAAGATGCTGAGATAGCTAATACCAAAGGAGGGACCAGAATAACCAATACAGCTAATGGTCCTGATGGGAAATTCAGAaacagactgaagctggatcaTCTGACTGGAACACTATTTATCATAAACACCAGAACTGAAGACACTGGAGAATATAAACTAAAGATCACCAGAAGTGGAAACGTTTCTTTGAAGTTATTCCGTGTTACTGTCTTCGGTGAGTAActcaaaacagcagttttacaGCAATAACAAGGAAACTTCTGCTTGTCCATTAAAATGATGATAATTTCCTAACAAAAATGCTATTAAACTCACTAATGTGAGATGTTTTAGACATTATATGAACTACATATGGCTACACATTTCTTTGGTCAATACATCAATATAAAAGCtatgtttttttaatgtcatCTGTCTTATGTTTTCTTTCAGATCAGTATAGAAGTATACCAGAGAAAAGGCATTTGTTGCAATCGGTGCATTCTATAAACGAATAAAGTTAGATTTTGGGAggattttttcattaatttaggttttatttcacttttgttttgattcattttaaggggaagtttgagattttgggcttttttgtttttcataaagtgttttttcatactagtaaaaaagaaaacatccaaaagacacctttaagtgtttcttttatagtatTTCTATTTGTtccaatagatttaaattacaatacatattttcaaaggccattttctcaaaaggagtttttttctcctacataaATCTCATAAATGCACTTACAAATACACTCCAGTAGGTCTATTCTTGTTAATATAAAAGGTAtcttttatatattgttttataaaaGGAATTTCACTGTTAAAGGTAAAACATTTTCATAGTACAAGACTGTATGCAAATCTTTGTATGTTTATGTGATATTAAAATAAGCTGGGatctgaaaataaaaatgtttgtcaGTTGTagtttttaaaagttatttattttgtatgCATACATTTATTAAGTTGGAGTCTTGAATTCCTGGTTAGAAAACTAAATGACACTATAATACTAGTAtgagtaatatgtgaccctggaccacaaatgtagcatgggtatatttgtagcaatagccaacaatacaatgtatggatcaaaatgatcacatcatattttataaattttctatcataaaatatatataaacttaatttctgattaataatatgcaagGCTAAGAACTTCAGCTTTCAAATTGTGTATAGATCTTGATTTAaacctctgggcctcttcggtcaacataaaatgttatgttttgaaATTTCAATAATCGTAGCATCATCAgtatgagatgacacttggtgacttttgttgcattagctatgtgagtagaGTACGCAAAAAATcactgacatgattcggatatgttaaagggtccaaaaaaaatataaaaatagtcacacttggctccttcacgGTCATAGGAAATACATGGGAAATATGGAAAAATGCAATAATTCTGAGAATATTTTGTTGGTACAAGCTACAAACCAGCCACTGCgctgaaaaaaaaagtgttcagcaATCAAAGAGCTGGTACTTTCAAGGCTGATTCCTCAACAGCTGGTGCCTCCAGAGCCAGTCCCTCCATGGCTGGTCGCTCCACAGCTGATGCTTCTAGAGCTGGTTCCTCCATTACTGGAGCCTCTAAAGCTGGTTTGTCCATGGCTAGTGACTCCATCGCTGGTCCCTCCATGACCATCTGTGGTTTCTTCACCGCTGGTGCCTATAGAGCCGGATCCAGAGTTGGTCCCTCCATGGACCGGCTGATGCCTCCAGAACTGGTCCCGTCATGGCTGATTCCTCCACGGCCGGTCCCTCTATGGCTGGTCGCTCCACAGCTGATGCTTCTAGAGCTGGTTCCTCCATTACTGGAGCCTCTAAAGCTGGTTTGTCCATGGCTAGTGACTCCATCGCTGGTCCCTCCATGACCATCTGTGGTTTCTTCACCGCTGGTGCCTATAGAGCCGGATCCAGAGTTGGTCCCTCCATGGACCGGCTGATGCCTCCAGAACTGGTCCCGTCATGGCTGATTCCTCCACGGCCGGTCCCTCTATGGCTGGTCGCTCCACAGCTGATGCTTCTAGAGCTGGTTCCTCCATTACTGGAGCCTCTAAAGCTGGTTTGTCCATGGCTAGTGACTCCATCGCTGGTCCCTCCATGACCATCTGTGGTTTCTTCACCGCTGGTGCCTATAGAGCCGGATCCAGAGTTGGTCCCTCCATGGACCGGCTGATGCCTCCAGAACTGGTCCCGTCATGGCTGATTCCTCCACGGCCGGTCCCTCTATGGCTGGTCGCTCCACAGCTGATGCCTCTAGAGCTGGTTCCTTCTCGGCTGGTCGCTCCACATCTGATCCCTCTAGAGCTGGTTCCACCATGGCTGGTTCCTCCATGGCTGGTCGCTCCACAGCTGGTCCCTCTATGACCAGGCAGTCACTCAGAGAAAAAAGGTGCCAAATGTTCTAGCTGAAAGATGTTAAAAGTGTGAACTTTTAGTGTGCTTCCCGAACTTCCCTTTCTAACAAAATTGTAATGTCTGATTGTAATCataatgcaaaacctgatatttatccaatcaaaatcTATCTAAACCTTGACAAAAgcaatcttttagaatgtctaaatatatttttaaatgtaaagagtattaaaatgaagaaacagtctaaaaaaaaaaaacaatgggaatcccaaagcccctgtgtatatgtatatagggagatacaggaggtcACATGACATTAcacaagctttttatttttttattccaccAGGTGGCACAATTTTcacttaaaatgttttaatattgatgatttttgcatacagctcatgaaaacccaaaattcctatctcaaaacttagcatatttcatccgaccaataaaagaaaagtgtttttaatacataaaaagtcaaccttcaaataattatgttcatttATGCACTTAAtgcttggtcgggaatccttttgcagaaatgactgcttcaatgcggcgtggcatggaggcaatcagcctgtggcactgctgaggtgttatggaggcccaggatgcttcgatagcggccttaagctcatccagagtgttgggtcttgcgtctctcaactttctcttcacaatatcccacagattctctatggggttcaggtcaggagagttggcaggccaattgagcagtaataccatggtcagtaaaccatttaccagtggttttggcactgtgagcaggtaccaggtcatgctgaaaaatgaaatcttcatttccataaagcttttcagcagatggaagcatgaagttctccaaaatctcctgatagctagctgcattgaccctgcccttgataaaaccgGCTCGAAGACTTCGAGGGCAAAACATCCATAGAACTGCAGCATAAAATATCAGCATTTTTCTACATTTCTACCTGATGCAAACTTTGTAAAAAATAACTGGCGGTCAGTGGAGCAAAGCGTCGTTTTGACCTCCAGGTGGGTGTTCCAATTAGGATGTAAAGTCACATGAAAACTATTAATTGAATAGAATTAGTCAGTCTGAATTCTATTGTCATCATGTCACTGACTCATTTAAAAATATAGACGTATATGTGCTTATATAGTCACAGATGTCTCTCTCTAATCTTTGTTGGTATGACAAATATTTTTACATGCATATTTTGCAGCAATTTGCATTGTTTCTGcacacaaattaaattaaaatatctcgaagcaaaaaacaaaataaacagtgtaattaacaaacacaaataaaatgGATGCCActacaaattaaaacaaatgtagaAGAATGTTACTTGTTTTGGACACCAGATGGTCCAACATACACCACATTGAAAGGATTCATACAGCTTTTTTGATGAAGATCAGAGGCACTGGAAAGCAAAACTTAATTTCGCCATCATTAAAAAATTAGACCACAGATATTTAAgctttacatcttacaattctgaaatatgtcAGAATATTTATGATATCTGATCTGTTTTTCTCCTTTCAGCCTCCAGCAGATCTGATATCATTGACCAGAAGAACAACAGCAGCTGCAGCAGCCACGCCCATCAGAGCAGTGACGACCAATCGGATCACAGGTTCGATAGTATCACAGCCATGCacttctggggaaaaaaaacccCCGAAACTTAAAAACTTGTTTAGTAAGACACATGGTATTAGGTATTAGTCTAAAATCaacaaattaattcataaatgtaaatgatatCACTGCTGCTGTACCTGCACATGGTTGACAGAGTTTGCTGATGTCTAGATGTCTGGTCTGGTTTCTGATGCTattgttgagcacacagctgtaggtgtttttatcctgatattccacctccagaggtagagagagactgatgctgagatcagacacactgatgctggacaatacactgtttcctttgtaccaggagagagtcacatgactcacattcaccactgaacacaaCAATGAACATTTCtgctgtgatgatgatgatgaagatgaagatgaagaacACAGTAAAGAATATCTGCTGATGACAGGAACATGAAGATGAGCTGAAAACATGAGAGAGTAAACAATAGCTCAGAATCAAGTGTTTAATCAGTCGGTCAGTGAGTGTCTCGTCATGTACTGACAGTACTGATCTTCACTTTTCTGTACATTTACAAAGATTCGTTTTTATCATGAATTTGTTATTTGGACAAGAAGTATAGAGGAAAATGATTTTGCTTTAATGTTCCAAAGATCTACTTATTTTAATAATCAagcatcaaaataatcaaaatgttgGTGAAACTAATTTTTAACTCACCATAGACAGTAAGAATGAAATTCTTGCTCACACTGTTGGACTGAAGATGATAGAGTCCAGCATGTTGAgttgtgatgtttgtgatggtcagagatccagtttgatgATCCACCTTCAgcctgtctctgaatctcccatcaagaATATTGTCATATATAGTGATTCTGCCAGCCATTACATCGATTTGAGCTATAGAAGTGTTTTCAGTTCCAAACCTCCACAGAATCACATCATCATCCATCATTTCAATAAGACCAGAGTTTAGAGTGACTAAATCACCCTCTGTCAGTGACACTGATTCCACTGCATCTGTATCAGCAAATACAGAACATATAAAgctaattacatttatttacttgAGATCATTGTTTTGTTATAATTATAAAGTACAAATGAAAAACAAGGAGAACAGCAGCacagaaacaaaacacaaaacagatCAACAGACATATGTTAAGATTAAATGTGAAACAGTAAATTTAATGAAAGTAATAATAAGGAATGAAGTTGCatgatttagtttagtttagagcTATATTAATTCCCTTGAGGTAGTTAGGTCAGACTGTGGTGGAGCTTCACATTTACAAACAACACTTAATATAGCAGACGCCGCACGAGCAAAGCCCGGAAGATGAGTAAATTAGGAAATGaaatagaaatgaaaaaaaaaaaaaaaatttaaagttgtgttttggatgaatgaatgaatcattaATAATATGCCTACTGTTACGTCCCACACAGTGTCTAGGGGGTAAAGAAACGTAGCATTATGCAAATGAGCTTTTAAGTCGGGGGTCCTGCCGCCGTACCACAAAGACAACAATTATctttataatcttttttttatttcaacaaaGTAATCAAACAAGGAGGGGAACATAAGTTCAGGAGCAGCCAGGCaagaaaacaacaaacaaaaattcCCCTCTATCTTAGGAGTGGTTCGACTTAATAAtctcacaaaacaaaaacaaatcaacaaCAAAAGTTTACACTCACTCCCTGACTAACTGAAAAAACAGGAGAAAAATGGgggttacaataaataaaaaggccGGGCACCTCCTTACGGTTCCCCTGAGAACAAAAAGAGAAAACAATCTTCAGTGACAATATAAAACATACAAGAAGAAGAGGAATGATACTGATGTACCATAAGCTGAAGGCATGTCAGTATCTACCTGCACATGAGTATCAATCTGCAACACTCAAAGCCACAGTGCTTTGGGTAGGAAGTTAAGCTTGTTAATTCAACTTTAATCTTTACACATTCAGCAACAATCTTAGCAACTAATAGAAATGGAAAGTAAGGTACAACCGGTTATGATGATAAAGGTGAAGCTCAACAACAAATTGTACTAAGCAGGACACCCGACAGCTCTGGAGAACTGAATTTAAGACTATTTTGTATATGTGTAATTAGAGGAAGCGCTAAAACCATCTTGTATAAAAAAGCAAcaaaatccattttttaaaaaaaagtaggcTACTTACCAACAGGTTGCAGGCAGAACAAAATGACAGCATAAAGCATTTGCTTTGACATTTTTAATAGCCACCCTTTGATTACAACACCAAGAAACAGACTGTTTTGACTAGACAGAACTGTGAAactaatttcatttaattatggTTTAAAAGAATGCTTATACATACAAATTTATAATCTTATGCCGAGTCAGCGTTATTTAAGAAGCGGAAATGTACAAGAACAAGAGGAACTAAAGAGGAACTGTGTGAGTGAGGGTAGCACGATTTCAGAGTGCTATATTAACAGAACACATGTAGTCAGTATAGGAGGCATtttacaaaaatttttttttgcaattcataCATATTTTACAACAGGGCTAATTCACGttgcaaatgcattttttttctttttcttttttgcacaTTAAACCTAGAGAATTAAGTTTAAAATGGCTATTTGCCTTGTttgtattaattataattttcACAGAAGCTCAACAAATGAAGAATCACccacactgtaaaacgttttcaccagtttcaacttaaaaaacttaagttttgcagctgccttaagattttaagttaaatcaaactcacaagttatatcaactaatttttattg from Garra rufa chromosome 7, GarRuf1.0, whole genome shotgun sequence includes these protein-coding regions:
- the LOC141339275 gene encoding uncharacterized protein; its protein translation is MLLFFVFHVFINGVFGESVSVMEGDSVSLHTGLTEIQKDDVLQWRFGTQGTLIAQVNQAANKSITYDDVLDGRFGRRMKLDNQTGGLTIRNIRTEHSGFYEYTSSKHTLNKIFNISVVPVDEVKSVLVLVGDSVTLHTDLAEIQNDDEIQWRFEHQSSPLAEINRKARKISTYDATDGRFRDKLQLDYLTGSLTIRNIETNHSGLYEVDISSSSSKHTIHKTFNVTVSGEMKSETVKEGESVTLQTGFTEIQVYDFITWIFGNTVIAEIHKAAQLFYIYDGDDERFKDRLRLDNQTGSLTITECKISNSGLYELKINSNRHTVQRFTVTVSASGVTSCVKAWIVTVLLVSGTAVAFMIHYDHKISKLKYAVNPLSVAEGVAVTLKADAELQTNDQVRWTFGDKKSPIAEIKGGAISTYDGPDGRFRDRLMLDKTTGSLTITNTRTTDAGSYKLEFIHKRKKTSKWFLVTVFESVSVMEGETVTLNTNTELQAEDEILWMFGDKDAEIANTKGGTRITNTANGPDGKFRNRLKLDHLTGTLFIINTRTEDTGEYKLKITRSGNVSLKLFRVTVFDQYRSIPEKRHLLQSVHSINE
- the LOC141338812 gene encoding uncharacterized protein, which codes for MSKQMLYAVILFCLQPVDAVESVSLTEGDLVTLNSGLIEMMDDDVILWRFGTENTSIAQIDVMAGRITIYDNILDGRFRDRLKVDHQTGSLTITNITTQHAGLYHLQSNSVSKNFILTVYAHLHVPVISRYSLLCSSSSSSSSSSQQKCSLLCSVVNVSHVTLSWYKGNSVLSSISVSDLSISLSLPLEVEYQDKNTYSCVLNNSIRNQTRHLDISKLCQPCAEVHGCDTIEPVIRLVVTALMGVAAAAAVVLLVNDIRSAGG